From Phyllopteryx taeniolatus isolate TA_2022b chromosome 18, UOR_Ptae_1.2, whole genome shotgun sequence, the proteins below share one genomic window:
- the yy1b gene encoding transcriptional repressor protein YY1b isoform X2 produces MATGETLYIGSDGSEMPAEIVELHEIEVETIPVETIETTVVGGDDDDDEDDDDDVQPMIALQPLDDDPGSIHHHHQYHHHHHHHPEVILVQTREEVVGGDDSDLHTDDGGGGFEDQILIPVPAPGVEDEYIEQTLVTVAGKSSMGRVKRGGGSGGKKAGKKRYMSGSEAGARKWEQKQVQIKTLEGEFSVTMWASDIDHESVVEEQIVGENSPPDYSEYMTGKKLPPGGIPGIDLSDPKQLAEFARMKPRKIKEDDAPRTIACPHKGCTKMFRDNSAMRKHLHTHGPRVHVCAECGKAFVESSKLKRHQLVHTGEKPFQCTFEGCGKRFSLDFNLRTHVRIHTGDRPYVCPFDGCNKKFAQSTNLKSHILTHAKAKNNQ; encoded by the exons ATGGCAACCGGAGAAACCCTGTACATCGGGTCGGACGGCTCGGAGATGCCGGCCGAGATCGTGGAGCTCCACGAGATAGAAGTGGAGACCATCCCGGTGGAGACCATCGAGACCACGGTGGTcggcggcgacgacgacgacgacgaggacgacgacgacgacgtgcAGCCCATGATCGCGCTCCAGCCTCTGGACGACGACCCGGGATccatccaccaccaccaccagtaccaccatcaccaccaccaccatccagAGGTTATCCTAGTCCAGACTCGCGAGGAGGTGGTCGGCGGGGATGATTCCGACCTGCACACAGATGACGGCGGCGGGGGCTTCGAGGACCAGATCCTCATCCCGGTGCCGGCCCCCGGGGTGGAGGACGAGTACATCGAGCAGACGTTGGTGACTGTCGCCGGAAAGAGCTCCATGGGTCGGGTGAAACGAGGCGGCGGCTCAGGCGGAAAGAAAGCGGGCAAAAAGCGCTATATGAGCGGCTCGGAGGCCGGAGCGAGGAAATGGGAACAGAAGCAAGTGCAGATAAAAACTCTGGAGGGGGAATTCTCCGTGACGATGTGGGCGTCGG ACATTGACCACGAGTCGGTGGTGGAGGAGCAGATCGTGGGCGAGAACTCGCCGCCCGACTACTCGGAGTACATGACGGGCAAGAAGCTGCCCCCAGGCGGCATCCCGGGCATTGACCTCTCCGATCCCAAGCAACTGGCTGAGTTTGCCAG GATGAAACCCAGGAAAATCAAAGAGGACGACGCTCCCCGGACGATAGCTTGCCCTCATAAA GGATGCACAAAGATGTTCAGGGACAACTCGGCCATGAGGAAGCACCTGCACACCCACGGGCCACGCGTCCACGTCTGCGCCGAGTGCGGCAAGGCCTTCGTGGAGAGCTCCAAGCTCAAGCGGCACCAGCTCGtccacacgggcgagaagcccTTCCAG TGCACCTTCGAAGGCTGCGGCAAGCGCTTCTCTCTGGACTTCAACCTGCGCACCCACGTACGCATCCACACGGGCGACCGTCCGTACGTGTGCCCCTTCGACGGCTGCAATAAGAAGTTTGCGCAGTCCACCAACCTCAAGTCGCACATCCTCACACACGCCAAAGCCAAGAACAACCAATGA
- the yy1b gene encoding transcriptional repressor protein YY1b isoform X1, translating to MATGETLYIGSDGSEMPAEIVELHEIEVETIPVETIETTVVGGDDDDDEDDDDDVQPMIALQPLDDDPGSIHHHHQYHHHHHHHPEVILVQTREEVVGGDDSDLHTDDGGGGFEDQILIPVPAPGVEDEYIEQTLVTVAGKSSMGRVKRGGGSGGKKAGKKRYMSGSEAGARKWEQKQVQIKTLEGEFSVTMWASDDHEDIDHESVVEEQIVGENSPPDYSEYMTGKKLPPGGIPGIDLSDPKQLAEFARMKPRKIKEDDAPRTIACPHKGCTKMFRDNSAMRKHLHTHGPRVHVCAECGKAFVESSKLKRHQLVHTGEKPFQCTFEGCGKRFSLDFNLRTHVRIHTGDRPYVCPFDGCNKKFAQSTNLKSHILTHAKAKNNQ from the exons ATGGCAACCGGAGAAACCCTGTACATCGGGTCGGACGGCTCGGAGATGCCGGCCGAGATCGTGGAGCTCCACGAGATAGAAGTGGAGACCATCCCGGTGGAGACCATCGAGACCACGGTGGTcggcggcgacgacgacgacgacgaggacgacgacgacgacgtgcAGCCCATGATCGCGCTCCAGCCTCTGGACGACGACCCGGGATccatccaccaccaccaccagtaccaccatcaccaccaccaccatccagAGGTTATCCTAGTCCAGACTCGCGAGGAGGTGGTCGGCGGGGATGATTCCGACCTGCACACAGATGACGGCGGCGGGGGCTTCGAGGACCAGATCCTCATCCCGGTGCCGGCCCCCGGGGTGGAGGACGAGTACATCGAGCAGACGTTGGTGACTGTCGCCGGAAAGAGCTCCATGGGTCGGGTGAAACGAGGCGGCGGCTCAGGCGGAAAGAAAGCGGGCAAAAAGCGCTATATGAGCGGCTCGGAGGCCGGAGCGAGGAAATGGGAACAGAAGCAAGTGCAGATAAAAACTCTGGAGGGGGAATTCTCCGTGACGATGTGGGCGTCGG ACGACCATGAAGACATTGACCACGAGTCGGTGGTGGAGGAGCAGATCGTGGGCGAGAACTCGCCGCCCGACTACTCGGAGTACATGACGGGCAAGAAGCTGCCCCCAGGCGGCATCCCGGGCATTGACCTCTCCGATCCCAAGCAACTGGCTGAGTTTGCCAG GATGAAACCCAGGAAAATCAAAGAGGACGACGCTCCCCGGACGATAGCTTGCCCTCATAAA GGATGCACAAAGATGTTCAGGGACAACTCGGCCATGAGGAAGCACCTGCACACCCACGGGCCACGCGTCCACGTCTGCGCCGAGTGCGGCAAGGCCTTCGTGGAGAGCTCCAAGCTCAAGCGGCACCAGCTCGtccacacgggcgagaagcccTTCCAG TGCACCTTCGAAGGCTGCGGCAAGCGCTTCTCTCTGGACTTCAACCTGCGCACCCACGTACGCATCCACACGGGCGACCGTCCGTACGTGTGCCCCTTCGACGGCTGCAATAAGAAGTTTGCGCAGTCCACCAACCTCAAGTCGCACATCCTCACACACGCCAAAGCCAAGAACAACCAATGA